From a single Chloracidobacterium thermophilum B genomic region:
- a CDS encoding N-acetylornithine carbamoyltransferase, producing MRHFINTGDYDRATLETILTHAMTHRGERSTALSGRTVALMFFDSSLRTRASFAVGIAQLGGTSVTFEVGRGTWNLEYQEGVVMDGDKPEHIADAAQVLSRYFDVLAIRCFPSLKRPEEDAADPVIEAFRRYATVPVINLESALYHPCQAMADMLTIRERFGRTEGVRVALAWTPHIKALPTAVPNSFALVAAQLGCRLTIVAPPEFPLPDVVMERLGDVEVVHDQSVLARQDVVYAKSWASLVNYGAPPPARYRDWILTPEKLGSARFLHCLPLRRNVEVTDAVLASAQNDCYDEAENRLHVQKSILQFCLHLI from the coding sequence ATGAGACACTTCATCAACACCGGGGACTATGACCGCGCCACACTCGAAACGATTTTGACGCATGCCATGACGCACCGTGGCGAGCGTTCAACAGCCCTGAGTGGGCGGACCGTCGCGCTGATGTTCTTTGACAGCTCACTTCGCACCCGCGCCAGTTTTGCCGTCGGTATTGCGCAACTGGGCGGGACTTCTGTCACCTTCGAGGTCGGGCGCGGAACCTGGAATCTGGAATACCAGGAAGGCGTCGTCATGGACGGCGACAAACCGGAGCACATTGCCGACGCCGCGCAGGTGCTTTCGCGCTACTTTGATGTGCTGGCCATCCGTTGTTTCCCGTCCCTGAAGCGGCCCGAAGAGGACGCGGCCGATCCGGTCATCGAGGCCTTCCGGCGGTATGCCACGGTTCCGGTCATCAACCTCGAATCGGCGCTGTACCATCCCTGCCAGGCCATGGCCGACATGCTGACCATCCGGGAGCGTTTCGGGCGGACGGAAGGCGTACGGGTCGCGCTGGCGTGGACGCCACATATCAAGGCGCTGCCCACGGCGGTGCCGAACTCGTTTGCGCTGGTGGCCGCGCAGCTTGGCTGCCGGCTGACCATCGTGGCCCCGCCGGAGTTTCCGCTGCCGGACGTGGTCATGGAGCGTCTCGGTGATGTCGAGGTCGTGCATGACCAGTCGGTGCTGGCCCGGCAGGATGTGGTCTATGCCAAGTCCTGGGCGTCGCTGGTGAATTACGGCGCACCGCCGCCAGCACGCTATCGGGACTGGATACTGACACCGGAAAAACTCGGTTCAGCGCGGTTTCTGCACTGCCTGCCGCTGCGGCGCAACGTCGAGGTGACGGACGCGGTGCTGGCATCGGCGCAGAACGATTGTTACGACGAAGCCGAAAACCGGCTGCACGTCCAGAAATCCATTTTGCAGTTTTGTTTGCATCTGATTTGA
- the argB gene encoding acetylglutamate kinase, protein MGFDANVLREALPYINRFKGKTFIVKFGGKVAAEEDTLDSFCEELALCAQIGIRVVAVHGGGVQANELSQQLGIKPKTINGRRITDERALDVVKMVFGGKVNVEILGALRQAGVPAVGLSGVDGNILTARKRPPQVVVNLETGKPQTVDYGYVGEILDVDTRLLDTLIEKDFVPVMASLAADEDGDIYNVNADTVAAVIAAEMRAEKLVLATNVDGVLDEHGQRISRLTLRQAAAMMDAGKVAGGMLPKLEAAARALRAGVNSVHVINGMKAGALLREIFTEEGDGTMITVNGENGVASRPPALSRRQA, encoded by the coding sequence ATGGGATTTGACGCCAATGTGCTGCGGGAAGCCCTCCCGTACATCAATCGTTTCAAGGGAAAGACCTTCATCGTCAAGTTTGGCGGCAAGGTTGCGGCAGAGGAAGACACCCTCGATTCATTTTGTGAAGAACTGGCGCTGTGCGCCCAGATTGGGATTCGCGTCGTGGCCGTACACGGCGGCGGAGTACAGGCCAATGAACTGAGCCAGCAGCTTGGCATCAAGCCGAAGACCATCAACGGCCGGCGTATCACGGACGAGCGCGCCCTCGATGTGGTCAAGATGGTTTTTGGCGGCAAGGTCAACGTCGAAATTCTCGGCGCGCTGCGCCAGGCCGGCGTTCCCGCCGTCGGGTTGAGTGGGGTGGACGGCAACATCCTGACGGCACGCAAGCGCCCGCCGCAGGTGGTCGTCAATCTGGAAACCGGCAAGCCGCAGACGGTGGATTATGGTTACGTCGGCGAAATTCTGGATGTGGACACCCGGTTGCTTGACACGCTCATCGAGAAGGACTTTGTTCCGGTCATGGCGTCGCTGGCCGCCGACGAGGATGGTGACATCTACAATGTCAATGCCGATACCGTGGCGGCTGTCATTGCGGCGGAGATGCGGGCTGAAAAACTGGTTCTGGCGACCAACGTGGATGGTGTGCTGGATGAGCACGGGCAGCGCATCAGCCGCCTGACGCTGCGGCAAGCCGCCGCCATGATGGACGCCGGAAAGGTGGCCGGTGGCATGCTGCCGAAACTTGAAGCTGCGGCGCGCGCCCTGCGTGCCGGAGTCAACTCAGTGCACGTCATCAACGGCATGAAAGCCGGGGCGCTGCTCCGGGAGATTTTCACGGAAGAAGGGGATGGGACGATGATCACTGTCAACGGCGAGAATGGAGTGGCAAGCCGCCCGCCGGCTTTGTCCCGTCGGCAGGCATGA
- a CDS encoding WcaF family extracellular polysaccharide biosynthesis acetyltransferase: MTKVDLSRFDNAWYRPGPVFKRVLWMLVNAWIFKSDLPYPSALKAALLRLFGARVGQGVVIKPNVNIKYPWFLSIGDFTWIGEGAWIDNLAQVTIGAHACISQGAYLLTGNHDYTSPSFDLMVGPIVITDGAWIGAKSIVLPGTEIASHVVVAAGSVIGGKTEPYSIYRGCPAQWVRQRVLRTTEPSVAQVSQPS; encoded by the coding sequence ATGACGAAGGTTGACCTCTCCCGTTTTGACAATGCCTGGTATCGGCCCGGCCCGGTGTTCAAGCGTGTGCTGTGGATGCTGGTCAATGCCTGGATTTTCAAGTCTGACCTGCCCTATCCCTCGGCACTCAAAGCGGCCCTGCTCCGGCTGTTCGGCGCGCGGGTGGGGCAGGGCGTGGTCATCAAACCGAACGTCAACATCAAGTACCCGTGGTTTCTCTCGATTGGCGACTTTACCTGGATTGGTGAAGGTGCGTGGATTGACAACCTGGCTCAGGTGACAATTGGTGCCCATGCCTGTATTTCACAGGGGGCGTACCTGCTGACTGGCAACCACGACTACACCTCGCCTTCCTTCGACCTGATGGTGGGGCCGATTGTCATCACGGATGGGGCCTGGATCGGCGCCAAAAGCATCGTGCTGCCGGGAACCGAGATTGCCAGTCACGTCGTCGTTGCGGCGGGCAGTGTCATTGGCGGCAAAACCGAGCCATACAGCATCTATCGCGGATGTCCGGCGCAGTGGGTGCGGCAGCGGGTGCTTCGCACGACAGAGCCATCTGTCGCCCAGGTGTCGCAACCGTCATGA
- a CDS encoding FkbM family methyltransferase — protein MTLLALLTKQTPTPVTILAGPFRGARLILNPAHSKRKILGAYEHVLNPWLKAALRQVDVIWDVGANDGYFTYGCAAAILGQGRHPHIVAFEPGMDDTPSLAEQLTGPAQRWAAAYAGATFEFLPLYVGARNDGVTITLDAALDARPALAGRAALVKVDVEGAEVDVLDGARRLLTAPVQWLVEVHGEHLLEPVLSRLRAAGRTVDVHPLRPHWLFGPEARTIPTCWVTTRLPSPTSSE, from the coding sequence ATGACGTTGCTGGCCCTTTTGACGAAACAGACGCCGACACCCGTGACGATTCTGGCCGGGCCCTTTCGCGGGGCAAGGCTCATTCTCAATCCGGCCCACTCCAAGCGAAAAATCCTGGGCGCTTATGAGCATGTACTCAATCCGTGGCTGAAGGCGGCGTTGCGGCAGGTGGATGTGATCTGGGATGTCGGCGCCAACGATGGTTATTTCACCTACGGGTGCGCGGCAGCCATTCTCGGGCAGGGCCGTCACCCGCATATCGTGGCTTTTGAGCCGGGGATGGACGATACGCCGTCTCTGGCAGAACAACTCACCGGCCCTGCCCAACGGTGGGCTGCCGCCTATGCTGGCGCGACGTTTGAGTTCCTGCCGTTGTACGTCGGGGCCCGAAACGACGGCGTGACCATCACGCTGGATGCCGCTTTGGATGCCCGGCCGGCGCTGGCCGGACGGGCGGCATTGGTCAAGGTGGATGTCGAAGGCGCTGAAGTGGACGTGCTCGACGGCGCACGGCGGCTGTTGACCGCACCGGTGCAGTGGCTGGTGGAAGTCCATGGCGAGCACCTGCTGGAGCCGGTCCTGAGCCGGCTGCGGGCAGCGGGCCGGACGGTGGATGTTCACCCGTTGCGTCCCCATTGGCTGTTCGGCCCGGAGGCGCGCACGATTCCCACCTGCTGGGTGACGACACGCCTCCCGTCGCCGACTTCCAGCGAGTGA
- a CDS encoding glycosyltransferase family 4 protein, with translation MKVLLAHPGTQHAFQLARQLARLGMLEGFWTGLALREEAWWVRQLTQVEAIRERLGNRLLSGVARRHLHLRPWRELAALWALRQGAPALEVFLRRNQHFQESIPTAALRAVDVVIGFDTSSWILAERCRDLGRRFILDQSIAHPLWKKRVFETVAARYPDWRESLVPPLPAMLAHEAQEHALADAIVVASSFTTRSLVAHGVPVERIVCNPYGVDLEAFTPRPPPEAGRPFRFLFLGSVTARKGVPLLLEVWEKLAPRHAELWLVGPVAPEVQPHIPDLPGLKVMGKRPHRDLPDIIRSCDVLVFPSYFEGFGLVILEAMACGVPVIASDATVGPDLIEDGVDGWLMMAGDAARLQALMETALSRPAETFDMGRLARQRIAAYTWDAYGIRWKTLLETAR, from the coding sequence ATGAAGGTTCTGCTTGCCCATCCCGGAACGCAGCATGCCTTCCAGCTTGCCCGGCAGTTGGCACGGCTGGGGATGCTGGAGGGGTTCTGGACAGGGTTGGCGTTGCGTGAAGAAGCGTGGTGGGTCCGGCAACTGACGCAGGTGGAAGCCATCCGGGAACGACTGGGCAACCGGCTGCTGTCGGGCGTGGCGCGCCGGCATCTTCATCTGCGCCCGTGGCGTGAGCTGGCGGCGCTGTGGGCGCTCCGGCAGGGAGCGCCGGCGCTGGAGGTCTTTCTGCGCCGCAACCAGCATTTTCAGGAAAGCATCCCCACGGCGGCGCTGCGTGCGGTGGATGTGGTCATTGGTTTTGATACGTCCTCGTGGATACTGGCCGAGCGGTGTCGTGACCTGGGCCGGCGGTTCATCCTTGACCAGAGCATTGCCCATCCCCTGTGGAAAAAACGGGTTTTTGAAACCGTCGCCGCACGGTATCCCGACTGGCGCGAAAGCCTTGTGCCGCCGCTGCCGGCAATGCTGGCCCACGAAGCGCAGGAACATGCCTTGGCGGATGCCATTGTGGTGGCGAGCAGCTTTACCACCCGGTCGCTTGTCGCTCATGGGGTTCCCGTGGAGCGGATTGTCTGTAACCCCTATGGGGTTGACTTGGAGGCCTTCACGCCGCGTCCGCCGCCGGAGGCCGGCCGCCCCTTTCGCTTTCTGTTTCTTGGTTCGGTGACGGCCCGCAAGGGGGTTCCGCTGCTGCTGGAAGTGTGGGAGAAGCTGGCTCCACGGCACGCCGAATTGTGGCTGGTGGGGCCGGTTGCACCGGAGGTGCAGCCGCATATTCCCGATTTGCCGGGGCTGAAGGTCATGGGCAAGCGTCCGCACCGCGACCTGCCGGACATCATCCGGTCTTGTGACGTGCTGGTGTTTCCAAGTTACTTCGAGGGCTTCGGGCTGGTCATCCTGGAGGCTATGGCCTGTGGCGTCCCGGTCATTGCCTCGGATGCCACGGTTGGGCCCGACCTGATTGAAGACGGTGTGGATGGCTGGCTGATGATGGCCGGCGATGCCGCGCGGTTACAGGCGCTGATGGAAACGGCGCTGTCCCGACCGGCCGAAACCTTCGATATGGGACGACTGGCGCGCCAGCGCATCGCGGCGTACACTTGGGATGCTTACGGCATCCGCTGGAAAACACTGCTCGAAACCGCCCGCTGA
- a CDS encoding glycosyltransferase family 4 protein, which translates to MTRHRETVPSTSERLPTSAPSATPVPRLLILTHYFYPETAAVAQFTTEIAQDFARRGSEVMVVTSRAPYQRDAQPLPAYDRLGAIRIRRVLGTRFDKRRLWGRLLNLATFVAGAAIETTVGFRGYDVLLVCNAPLLGLVGWLGWMVQRRPYVCVVEDIYPDLAVRFGVLKEHSLVRRLWDAVNALVYDRAAAVITLGNRMRVTLEATHARSRGRFLPVRVIPSWADGTAIHPRPKAENPFALEHGTHDRLTVLYSGNMGLAHDLETVLAAADALRHDPRFFFLFIGDGGKRTRLVEIAAAKQLPNVKFLPYQPVERLPLSLTCADLSVVTMEPAAEGLIIPSKIYGSLAAGQAILGLVGEHTEVADIIQAHACGVRIAPGDVAALVAALRRLADEPESLTAMQRRARECFEQHFRRELALDAYWEVVTSAMRTRPAH; encoded by the coding sequence ATGACGCGCCACCGGGAGACCGTCCCTTCCACTTCGGAAAGGTTGCCCACTTCAGCGCCGTCGGCCACACCGGTGCCGCGCCTGCTCATTCTGACCCACTATTTTTATCCCGAAACGGCTGCGGTGGCGCAGTTCACTACTGAAATTGCCCAGGACTTCGCCCGGCGTGGCAGTGAGGTGATGGTGGTGACGAGCCGCGCCCCCTACCAGCGGGATGCTCAGCCGTTACCGGCCTATGACCGGCTGGGGGCAATCCGCATCCGCCGGGTGCTGGGTACCCGTTTTGACAAGCGTCGTCTGTGGGGCCGGCTGCTCAACCTGGCGACCTTCGTCGCCGGGGCTGCCATCGAGACGACTGTGGGTTTTCGGGGATATGACGTACTGCTGGTGTGCAATGCGCCATTACTTGGCCTCGTCGGGTGGCTGGGGTGGATGGTGCAGCGCCGCCCTTATGTTTGTGTCGTAGAGGACATCTATCCTGATCTGGCCGTACGGTTCGGTGTCCTGAAGGAACATTCTCTGGTGCGGCGGTTGTGGGATGCCGTCAATGCCTTGGTCTATGACAGGGCAGCGGCGGTCATTACGCTGGGCAATCGCATGCGCGTGACGCTCGAAGCCACCCATGCCCGTTCCAGAGGGCGCTTCCTTCCGGTGCGTGTCATCCCCAGTTGGGCGGATGGAACGGCCATTCATCCCCGCCCAAAGGCGGAAAATCCCTTTGCGCTGGAACACGGCACTCATGACCGGCTCACCGTGCTGTATTCCGGGAACATGGGGCTGGCGCATGACCTGGAAACCGTTCTGGCTGCCGCTGACGCACTGCGCCACGATCCACGGTTTTTCTTCCTCTTCATTGGTGATGGAGGCAAGCGGACCCGCCTCGTGGAGATAGCCGCGGCCAAGCAGTTGCCCAACGTGAAGTTTTTGCCCTACCAGCCGGTGGAACGCCTGCCGCTGTCGCTGACCTGCGCCGATCTTTCAGTGGTGACGATGGAGCCGGCGGCCGAAGGTCTTATCATTCCCAGCAAAATCTATGGTTCGCTGGCCGCCGGGCAGGCCATTCTCGGACTGGTCGGTGAGCATACCGAGGTGGCTGACATCATTCAGGCGCATGCCTGTGGTGTTCGCATTGCACCAGGTGACGTGGCGGCACTGGTCGCTGCGCTGCGCCGGCTGGCCGACGAGCCGGAGTCTTTGACCGCCATGCAGCGCCGCGCCCGTGAATGCTTTGAGCAGCATTTTCGGCGCGAACTGGCACTTGATGCCTACTGGGAGGTCGTCACGTCCGCGATGCGTACCCGCCCAGCACACTGA
- the argC gene encoding N-acetyl-gamma-glutamyl-phosphate reductase: protein MVAASSTSAARRRVAVIGASGYIGGELLRLLLAHPQVSVVAITGREAAGKPLDAVHPHLTGTGLVFAPLTETGGAEVVFLALPNGEAMTHIDALAGEARIVDASADFRLHDRSVYAATYGRPHAAVAWLPRFVYGLPELFREDIRRAHYVAAPGCFATAVTLALYPLVAAGWLEQAFVNGITGSSGAGASPRPTTHHPFRADALFAYEPFTHRHVPEIAQALRLKTGQEVDFVFQPHSGPFVRGILVTVYARLRQNLSPEGLHRLYAEHYADAPFIRLRETPPNIKWVGGTNYCDLGLAVRGQTAIVWAALDNVIKGGGGQALQCFNLMHGLPETLGLTAFACNP, encoded by the coding sequence ATGGTTGCAGCGTCATCCACATCGGCGGCGCGGCGGCGCGTCGCCGTCATCGGCGCCTCCGGTTACATTGGTGGAGAACTCCTCCGCCTGCTGTTGGCGCATCCGCAGGTGTCTGTCGTCGCCATCACCGGGCGGGAAGCGGCTGGGAAACCTCTGGACGCCGTTCATCCGCATCTGACGGGAACCGGGCTGGTGTTTGCTCCGCTGACCGAAACCGGCGGCGCGGAAGTTGTCTTTCTGGCCCTGCCCAACGGTGAAGCCATGACGCACATTGACGCACTTGCCGGAGAGGCGCGCATTGTGGATGCCTCGGCTGATTTCCGGCTGCATGACCGGTCGGTGTATGCCGCAACCTACGGGCGGCCACATGCGGCAGTGGCGTGGCTCCCACGCTTCGTCTATGGCCTGCCGGAGCTGTTCCGCGAAGACATCCGCCGGGCGCACTATGTGGCGGCACCGGGCTGTTTTGCCACGGCGGTCACGCTGGCTTTGTACCCACTCGTCGCTGCCGGTTGGCTGGAACAGGCTTTTGTCAACGGTATCACCGGCTCTTCGGGAGCGGGGGCCAGCCCACGGCCAACGACGCACCATCCCTTCCGGGCGGACGCCCTGTTTGCCTACGAGCCGTTCACCCATCGGCACGTGCCCGAAATTGCCCAGGCCCTGCGGCTCAAAACCGGACAGGAAGTTGACTTTGTCTTCCAGCCGCACTCCGGCCCGTTTGTGCGGGGGATTCTCGTCACCGTCTATGCCCGGTTGCGCCAGAACCTTTCACCCGAAGGGCTGCACCGGCTCTACGCGGAACACTATGCCGACGCGCCTTTCATCCGCCTGCGTGAGACACCGCCCAACATCAAGTGGGTTGGTGGGACGAACTACTGTGACCTTGGGCTGGCCGTCCGTGGGCAAACGGCCATCGTCTGGGCGGCGCTGGACAATGTCATCAAAGGCGGCGGCGGGCAGGCGCTCCAGTGCTTCAACCTCATGCATGGTCTGCCTGAAACGCTCGGTCTGACCGCTTTTGCGTGCAATCCATGA
- a CDS encoding NAD-dependent epimerase/dehydratase family protein, giving the protein MATILVTGGNGFIGSHLVDRLAGQASVIVFDRRERRYDPPPPGVRVVTGSLSDRDLVRNVLTEFGVETVYHLAWSSIHETATRHPVADIEANLLPTVQLLDACREAGVRRVVYVSSGGTVYGTPCAGTIAEDHPTQPINAYGVTKLTVEKYLGAYHHLYGLEYVIFRPSVPYGPRQNPLGRQGAVTVFLYRALRGEPVVIFGDGQTSRDFFFVTDMLEPLVQAGSGTAGVNRVFNLGGGHAYSLNELVATIESVIGRSVTVRYEPARRIDAPFVCLDCKAARRTFGWHPVTSLEAGIARTAAWMQAAKLLS; this is encoded by the coding sequence ATGGCAACGATTCTGGTCACGGGCGGCAATGGCTTCATCGGCTCCCATCTGGTTGACCGCCTGGCCGGGCAGGCTTCGGTCATTGTCTTTGACCGCCGGGAGCGCCGCTATGACCCCCCGCCGCCGGGGGTGCGGGTTGTGACGGGAAGCCTCTCCGACCGCGACCTCGTGCGCAATGTCCTGACGGAGTTTGGCGTTGAGACGGTGTATCATCTCGCCTGGAGTTCGATTCACGAGACGGCGACCCGGCATCCGGTTGCCGACATCGAGGCAAATCTCCTGCCCACGGTGCAGCTTCTCGATGCCTGTCGGGAAGCCGGTGTACGGCGGGTGGTGTACGTCTCCTCCGGTGGCACAGTGTATGGAACGCCCTGCGCCGGAACCATTGCGGAAGACCATCCCACACAGCCCATCAATGCCTATGGGGTGACGAAGCTGACCGTTGAGAAATATCTTGGGGCCTACCACCACCTTTACGGTCTGGAATATGTCATCTTCCGTCCTTCGGTGCCCTATGGGCCGCGTCAGAACCCACTCGGTCGGCAGGGAGCCGTGACCGTCTTTCTGTATCGCGCCCTGCGGGGAGAACCGGTTGTCATCTTTGGTGATGGGCAAACCAGCCGCGACTTCTTTTTCGTCACGGATATGCTGGAACCGCTGGTGCAGGCCGGAAGCGGTACGGCCGGGGTCAATCGGGTGTTCAATCTGGGCGGCGGACACGCCTACAGCCTGAATGAACTCGTGGCCACGATTGAATCAGTCATCGGACGGTCGGTGACCGTCCGCTACGAGCCGGCACGCCGCATTGATGCGCCTTTCGTCTGCCTTGACTGTAAAGCCGCCCGGCGCACGTTTGGCTGGCATCCAGTGACCTCACTGGAAGCGGGCATTGCACGGACGGCTGCCTGGATGCAGGCGGCAAAGCTGTTGTCCTGA
- a CDS encoding glycosyltransferase, whose product MRILYVVPYLGAKYGGIAKVVTGIAQSVGRAGAQADIITTDADGEQRRMVVHHTWIAEDGYRVMYFPCWHRQDFILSQSLVRWFGQQGQAYDLIHTHSIFAPLIAAVQWQCRQHGWPYVTTPHGMLEPWALAYKAWKKRTYYALVERPALRGARLIQATASREAAHIQALGLETPIELIPNGLHRAEFETLPDREVFYAAYPALRHKRLLLFFGRIDPKKGLDLLAPAFARIHAKYPDTHLLVVGQDNIGFLPRAKEFFAAAGCLESVTFAGWMSGPLLYAMLRSVELHIAPSYSEGFSMGILMCLAAGAPTIMTDGCNFPEAGAAGAACIVECSVEAIAQALDRYLGDPAAARTMGARGRAFILDHYTWERVAQKLLATYERILAT is encoded by the coding sequence ATGCGGATTTTGTATGTCGTTCCTTATCTGGGTGCCAAATACGGTGGAATTGCGAAAGTGGTCACCGGGATTGCCCAGTCTGTCGGGCGCGCCGGTGCCCAGGCGGACATCATCACCACCGATGCCGACGGCGAGCAGCGGCGGATGGTTGTCCATCACACCTGGATTGCGGAAGATGGTTATCGCGTCATGTACTTCCCCTGCTGGCATCGCCAGGACTTCATCCTCAGTCAGTCGCTCGTCCGGTGGTTTGGGCAGCAGGGGCAGGCGTATGACCTCATTCACACGCATTCCATTTTTGCGCCGCTTATAGCAGCGGTACAGTGGCAGTGCCGGCAGCACGGGTGGCCATACGTCACCACGCCGCACGGCATGCTTGAGCCATGGGCGCTGGCCTACAAGGCCTGGAAAAAGCGTACCTACTATGCCCTGGTGGAACGTCCGGCGTTGCGCGGTGCCCGGCTCATTCAGGCCACGGCCTCACGCGAAGCCGCACACATTCAGGCGCTCGGCCTGGAGACACCGATTGAACTCATCCCCAACGGGTTACACCGTGCCGAGTTTGAGACGCTACCTGACCGCGAGGTGTTCTATGCGGCTTACCCGGCGCTGCGCCACAAACGGCTTCTGCTGTTTTTCGGGCGCATCGATCCCAAAAAGGGGCTTGATCTGCTGGCACCGGCCTTTGCCCGGATACACGCCAAATACCCGGACACCCACCTGTTGGTGGTGGGACAGGACAACATCGGCTTTCTGCCACGGGCAAAGGAGTTTTTTGCCGCAGCCGGGTGTCTGGAGTCCGTAACCTTTGCCGGCTGGATGAGCGGGCCGCTACTCTATGCCATGCTGCGCAGCGTTGAACTCCACATCGCGCCTTCCTACTCCGAGGGCTTCAGCATGGGCATTCTGATGTGTCTGGCTGCAGGCGCGCCGACCATCATGACGGATGGCTGCAACTTCCCGGAGGCTGGGGCGGCTGGCGCGGCCTGTATCGTTGAATGTTCCGTGGAAGCCATTGCACAGGCGCTCGACCGCTATCTGGGTGATCCGGCCGCCGCCCGGACAATGGGTGCCCGCGGAAGAGCCTTTATTCTTGACCACTACACTTGGGAACGGGTGGCGCAAAAACTGCTGGCAACGTATGAGCGCATCCTGGCGACATGA